The Duganella sp. BuS-21 sequence CACGGCGTTCTTCGACGACCGCCACATGTACGTCTGGTGCAAGGTGTTCCGGCGCGAGATTTACGCGCAGGAAGCGATGCCGCTATTCCCGTCGCGGCGCTTGTTCGAGGACGTGGCGGTGGTGCCGCGCCTGCTGCAACGTTGCCGCAGCCTGGTGTACCTGCCGCACGTGCTGCTGGCCTACCGGCAGCACCCGGTCAGCATCACGCGCGTGATCAGCGAGCAATGGTGCATCGACTTCGCCTCGGCGCTGGCGGCGGTCAAGCCGCACTTCGAGCGTGGCGGCGTCAGCAAGGCGGTGCGGGCGCGCTTCGACGTCGCGGTATGCCACTTCTACATCGGCATGATCAAGAACTCCTACCAGTTGCCGTCGGGGGCGGGCAAGACAGTGCGCGGCAAGGTGCGCGGCATCTTCCTCGACAGCCTGTTCGGCTCGCCGCAACAAGTCCTGGCCGGCATGAACGATGCGGGCGACCGCCGTGACGCCCGCACCGCGCGCCAGGTGCAGCGCGCGCTGGACGACTGCCGCTGGTTCCACCTCCAGCAAACGGCGGTGCGCAAGCTCAAGCTCTGGCAACGCCTGGAACGCACCCGCGCCGCCCAACGCTAACCCACATCAGGGTCAGCTCTGTCATTTGGACATTGCGGAACTTTCTGATGACGCAAAAGTTTCCGAATGTCCGAATGACAGAGCTGACCCCGAATTGTTAAATGTCCGAATGACAGAGCTGACCCCGAATTGTTACAGGAGGCTGATGCGGACCAGGTCGGCGACGTTGTCGACGCCGAGCTTGCTCATCAGGCGCGCCTTGTGCACTTCGACCGTGCGCACGCTGATGCCCAGCGCCGGGCCGATGTCGCGGTTGTGGCGGCCCAGCACCACCAGCTGCATCACCTCGCGCTCGCGCGGCGTCAGCTCGCTCAGCAGGTTGGCGCTGAGCTTGCGCCGCTGCTGCTCGCTCTGG is a genomic window containing:
- a CDS encoding glycosyltransferase family 2 protein: MKPPLEGAPLLSILVPGYNVDRFITDCLEHIVAQMHQRHELIVVDDGSTDQTVARVQAVQAAHTQLQIRLVVQPNQGIADARNRALLEAHGEYILFVDSDDRLLPGSLDALERVIAAQRPDVIATALRMWHPDAPDKDRDVYMSYAPEQTITCQEAILTAFFDDRHMYVWCKVFRREIYAQEAMPLFPSRRLFEDVAVVPRLLQRCRSLVYLPHVLLAYRQHPVSITRVISEQWCIDFASALAAVKPHFERGGVSKAVRARFDVAVCHFYIGMIKNSYQLPSGAGKTVRGKVRGIFLDSLFGSPQQVLAGMNDAGDRRDARTARQVQRALDDCRWFHLQQTAVRKLKLWQRLERTRAAQR